The following coding sequences are from one Pantoea alfalfae window:
- a CDS encoding ABC transporter substrate-binding protein, translated as MKRFWQVCTLGLLIFLPLSSHASRQITDQIGRQVTIPDHVDRVVVLQHQTLNLLVQMNATDKIVGVMANWKQQLGDGYARLAPELNPMATLGDLTHVDPEKLVALHPQVVFVTNYAPHEMIDSITALGIPVVAISLRHGLPGEQDKMNPTLTDEEMAYDKGLRDGITLIGEIVNKPAEAKALIEATDQGRKIVSDRLKDIPAEKRIRAYMANPELTTYGSGKYTGLMMQHAGAVNVAAATVKGFKTVSMEQVIAWDPQVIFVQDRYPSVINEINSSPQWQAIDAVKNHRVYLMPDYAKAWGYPMPEAMGIGELWMAKKLYPQKFQDVDMSTLANRWYQHFYRTTYQGPE; from the coding sequence ATGAAGCGCTTCTGGCAGGTATGCACACTCGGTTTACTGATATTTCTTCCGCTCTCTTCCCACGCCTCACGCCAGATCACCGACCAGATTGGCCGCCAGGTTACGATTCCTGACCACGTTGACCGCGTTGTTGTGCTTCAGCATCAGACGCTGAACCTGCTGGTGCAGATGAACGCCACCGATAAAATCGTCGGGGTGATGGCGAACTGGAAGCAGCAACTCGGCGACGGCTATGCCCGACTGGCCCCTGAGCTGAACCCTATGGCTACGCTTGGCGATCTGACGCACGTTGATCCGGAGAAGCTGGTGGCGCTGCATCCGCAGGTGGTGTTTGTCACCAACTATGCCCCGCATGAGATGATCGACAGTATTACCGCGCTGGGGATCCCTGTCGTGGCTATCTCGCTGCGTCATGGCCTGCCGGGTGAACAGGACAAAATGAATCCGACCCTCACTGATGAGGAAATGGCCTATGACAAAGGTCTGCGCGACGGCATTACGCTGATTGGCGAGATCGTCAATAAACCCGCTGAAGCGAAAGCGCTGATTGAGGCTACCGATCAGGGGCGCAAAATCGTCAGCGACCGGCTGAAAGATATTCCGGCGGAAAAACGTATTCGCGCCTATATGGCAAATCCGGAACTGACTACTTATGGTTCCGGGAAATATACCGGTCTGATGATGCAGCATGCGGGAGCGGTTAACGTTGCTGCGGCGACCGTGAAAGGATTTAAAACTGTGTCGATGGAGCAGGTGATCGCCTGGGATCCGCAGGTGATTTTTGTCCAGGATCGCTATCCTTCTGTCATCAATGAGATCAACAGTTCGCCGCAATGGCAGGCCATTGATGCAGTAAAAAATCATCGCGTTTATCTGATGCCTGACTACGCAAAAGCCTGGGGCTATCCGATGCCGGAAGCGATGGGGATTGGCGAGCTGTGGATGGCAAAAAAACTCTATCCGCAGAAGTTTCAGGATGTCGACATGAGCACGCTGGCTAACCGCTGGTATCAGCATTTTTATCGCACCACTTATCAGGGGCCAGAGTGA